The DNA window ACGACAATGAAGAGATTGCTAGACGTTTAACCTTGCCCGCCAAGGTAAAATCTTGCCCACCTCTTTTTGTTTTGTCTCTCAATTAATAGATCTGGTGTTATAATGTATTCCATAGTATATATTCAAGTCATTCCCAGTCTTTTGATGATCCAAAGTTTCATCAGTTCTCAGATCTGGTTCACTTAGTGGTTTTATTATCATAAGAAGATTAAAAGTGAATTAAAACCGTTGACTTGATAAGATCTGGATCTCCACCCTTTAAGCATACAAGATAAAGAACTAAACGTCTTTGATCTCAAGGtatagaaaagaacttaatgtagacttaacccatctacaCTATCATTTGATAACAAGATGTCAGAATAACTTGGGGCGTAAGTAATCGGCTTAAAtgcacttgttctacatctgccatacaaagatggcagtggcacgccttaacacttagttagttttgattgcgagcctcaatcCTACACCTAAAGCCCCGTAAAGGCATatttcagaactaactttgtcTTCCTCTTGTAGCATCTAGGCAAGCCGAAGCCCGACAATCAACCAAAATGCCAACTCCTCTAGAAGATGTGTGCTCAAGCCAAGGACCTATTTAGCCAGATTTCCTGCTcgaacaataataataataataattaatataagtcaaaaatcaaaataatttataGCGAACAAACTcattattttattgattttcataataaaaaaccatacaTTGTAtgtttttggctaaaaagcctacaCACTCACAGAGCTTCAGAGCGGACCTCTGTGCAAGAAAGCAGGCAAACGAGCAAGCAGGCATGGCTTGGGAATTGATCTATTGGCTAATCTGCTTCTGCGTCGACCTTGCCCTCTTCGCCTCCAGCCTTTACCAGGTacttgtttttttcttcatttctctTTCTTATAATCCTAAACCCGAATGAATGCCACCACCGTTAAACCCTAGAATCGCTGCTGCTCTTTTTCccctaatttttcttttcaagggcgttttggggtttttttttttttaatttgggagCCAAGTGCTCTCTGAGATCGCTCAAGTATATGTATTTGTGCTGAATTTTCTTGGGAAAGTGGAaatttttgtgggtttttgAAATTTCCCTCTTAATTTCCTGTGATTTGTGGTTTTTCAAGGGAGTATACTAACTGTTATTATGAACAAATATGGGAAAAATCAGTCCAAATTTTATCGTAAATCTGAAAATTCGCCTTTGTTTTTTGTGGGTTAGAGAGTTTTCATAGCATAGTTACATGTATTGGGCAGCATGAATGAAATTCATATTTGTGCTCCTTGAGTGAAACGCCTCTAACGTTTTTCCCCTTGTTTGCATTTTGTAGTATGTGATGTTAACAGACTTGGAGGCTGACTATCTCAACCCGTACGAACTATCAAATCGCATCAATCAATTGGTTGTCCCTGAGTTCATAGTGCACATTGTGTTCTGTTCTTTTTTCCTCTTGGCTCAACGTTGGTTCATGTTCCTTATTACAGTCCCTCTTACTTGCTATATTGCGATGTTGTAAGTATTACTCGTCATTTGAATATGCAATGGATTGCTAAAATTATGTGATGCTATTATCTCAACATAATGCTTGTCATACAATttgtgttttaagttttaactgaTATGAATGTATATCGAAAACATAATCGACACCGATTTAACTTTTTGAACAGAATTGTGATTTCCATTTAGAAATTGTGACAGATAGATTTTACTAGACTTGGTATAGTTGAGAGAATTAGGGTAACATTCTTGTAATATAGCACTATATCAGGCATAAGAAGGCAAATAAGCTAAAAGATTGActgaaattttaatttcatcTATGGTCTAACTTATTATTTAACAACTTCTGTCCTAAATTTCTCAAGGGGTTAAGTGTTCTAACCACCTGTCGCAATATTTTGCCTTCGAGAATGCAGTTGGACCgcatttcatgttttcttttgaATAGTCAGCA is part of the Malus domestica chromosome 12, GDT2T_hap1 genome and encodes:
- the LOC103437057 gene encoding protein cornichon homolog 1 isoform X2, giving the protein MFLAKKPTHSQSFRADLCARKQANEQAGMAWELIYWLICFCVDLALFASSLYQYVMLTDLEADYLNPYELSNRINQLVVPEFIVHIVFCSFFLLAQRWFMFLITVPLTCYIAMLFVKQQHLIDVTEVFRVLNTEKKCRLVKLGFYFSLLAVIIIRLTLAAFNSLTSEEHAVIF
- the LOC103437057 gene encoding protein cornichon homolog 1 isoform X1; the protein is MFLAKKPTHSQSFRADLCARKQANEQAGMAWELIYWLICFCVDLALFASSLYQYVMLTDLEADYLNPYELSNRINQLVVPEFIVHIVFCSFFLLAQRWFMFLITVPLTCYIAMLFVKQQHLIDVTEVFRVLNTEKKCRLVKLGFYFSLLAVIIIRIAISGILIPTAGSEELDIRASFLEF